From Actinomyces slackii, a single genomic window includes:
- a CDS encoding branched-chain amino acid aminotransferase: protein MTTAPQHDAPPTPLDLAGSVPVPDADALAGRFPLTRHEHAASPEQRARALAELRFGVAFTDHMAHARWSPESDWHSHEVIPYGDLSVSPAAAVLHYGQEVFEGIKAYRHADGSVWTFRPRFNAARMALSARRMALPELPEEDLVASLVDLVRADEPWVPSGDGESLYLRPFTFASEPFLGVRAARAVDYYLIASPAGNYFPHGLEPLSIWVSAEFHRAGPGGTGAAKTGGNYASSLLPQQEAQERGCDQVCFLDAATGLNLEELGGMNIMVVDADGTVRTPQLTGTILQGSTRSSIITLLREEGRRVVEETISLESLLAGIESGRVAEVFACGTAAVVVPIGRLAGQGFEVEIAGTEVTRQIHAHLTGIQYGRLPDPHNWMYRLA, encoded by the coding sequence ATGACGACGGCCCCCCAGCATGACGCCCCGCCCACGCCCCTGGACCTGGCCGGCTCCGTGCCGGTCCCCGACGCCGACGCCCTGGCGGGACGCTTCCCCCTGACTCGTCACGAGCACGCCGCCTCCCCGGAGCAGCGCGCCCGCGCCCTGGCCGAGCTGCGCTTCGGAGTGGCCTTCACCGACCACATGGCTCACGCCCGCTGGAGCCCGGAGTCGGACTGGCACAGCCACGAGGTCATTCCCTACGGCGATCTCAGCGTCTCCCCGGCGGCGGCGGTGCTGCACTACGGCCAGGAGGTCTTCGAGGGCATCAAGGCCTATCGGCACGCCGACGGCTCGGTGTGGACCTTCCGTCCGCGCTTCAACGCCGCGCGCATGGCCCTGTCCGCCCGCCGCATGGCCCTGCCCGAGCTCCCCGAGGAGGACCTGGTCGCCTCCCTGGTGGACCTGGTGCGCGCTGATGAGCCGTGGGTCCCCTCCGGCGACGGCGAGTCCCTCTACCTGCGCCCCTTCACCTTCGCCAGTGAGCCCTTCCTGGGTGTGCGGGCGGCCCGAGCAGTGGACTACTACCTCATCGCCTCCCCGGCCGGGAACTACTTCCCCCACGGCCTGGAGCCCCTGAGCATCTGGGTGAGCGCCGAGTTCCACCGCGCGGGCCCCGGCGGCACGGGCGCGGCCAAGACCGGCGGCAACTACGCCTCCTCCCTGCTGCCCCAGCAGGAGGCGCAGGAGCGGGGCTGCGATCAGGTCTGCTTCCTGGACGCCGCCACCGGGCTCAACCTGGAGGAGCTCGGCGGCATGAACATCATGGTGGTCGACGCCGACGGCACCGTGCGCACCCCGCAACTGACCGGCACGATCCTCCAGGGCTCGACCCGCTCTTCCATCATCACCCTGCTGCGGGAGGAGGGCCGGCGCGTGGTGGAGGAGACCATCAGTCTGGAGAGCCTGCTGGCGGGCATCGAGTCGGGCCGTGTCGCGGAGGTCTTCGCCTGCGGGACCGCGGCGGTGGTGGTGCCGATCGGCCGTCTGGCGGGCCAGGGCTTCGAGGTCGAGATCGCCGGCACCGAGGTCACCCGCCAGATCCACGCCCATCTCACCGGCATCCAGTACGGGCGCCTGCCCGACCCCCACAACTGGATGTACCGCCTGGCCTGA
- a CDS encoding 3-isopropylmalate dehydrogenase translates to MTTIDLAVIPGDGIGKEVVPEGLKVLGTALAGSGIELSTTHYDLGAERWHRTGDTLTDEDLEAIKGHDAILLGAVGDPSVPSGVLERGLLLRLRFALDHYVNLRPSKYYPGVPTPLVDPGEIDFLVVREGTEGLYCGNGGAVRVGTPQEIATEVSVNTAFGVERVVRYAFAKADARPAKHLTLVHKHNVLVNAGHLWRRTVEAISAEYPEVTIDYAHVDAATIYLVTDPGRFDVIVTDNLFGDILTDEAGAVTGGIGLAASGNINPDRTFPSMFEPVHGSAPDIAGQGIADPTATISAVALMLDHLGHTQEARRVEAAVEADMAARSEGRSRTTSEIGDAIVAALGA, encoded by the coding sequence ATGACGACGATCGATCTGGCAGTCATCCCCGGCGACGGCATCGGCAAGGAGGTCGTGCCCGAGGGCCTGAAGGTCCTGGGCACCGCGCTGGCCGGCAGCGGCATCGAGCTGTCCACCACGCACTACGACCTGGGCGCCGAGCGCTGGCACCGCACCGGGGACACCCTCACCGATGAGGACCTCGAGGCCATCAAGGGCCACGACGCCATCCTGCTGGGCGCCGTCGGCGACCCCTCGGTCCCCTCCGGTGTTCTGGAGCGGGGGCTGCTGCTGCGCCTGCGCTTCGCCCTGGATCACTACGTCAACCTGCGTCCCTCCAAGTACTACCCGGGCGTGCCCACGCCCCTGGTCGATCCCGGCGAGATCGACTTCCTCGTGGTGCGCGAGGGCACCGAGGGCCTGTACTGCGGCAATGGGGGAGCGGTGCGCGTGGGCACCCCCCAGGAGATCGCCACCGAGGTCAGCGTCAACACCGCCTTCGGCGTCGAGCGCGTGGTCCGCTACGCCTTCGCCAAGGCCGACGCCCGCCCCGCCAAGCACCTGACCCTGGTCCACAAGCACAACGTGCTGGTCAACGCCGGCCACCTGTGGCGCCGCACCGTCGAGGCGATCAGCGCCGAGTACCCCGAGGTCACCATCGACTACGCCCACGTCGACGCCGCCACCATCTACCTGGTCACCGACCCGGGGCGCTTCGACGTCATCGTCACCGACAACCTCTTCGGCGACATCCTCACCGACGAGGCCGGCGCCGTCACCGGCGGCATCGGCCTGGCCGCCTCGGGCAACATCAACCCCGACCGGACCTTCCCCTCCATGTTCGAGCCCGTCCACGGCTCGGCCCCCGACATCGCAGGCCAGGGCATCGCCGACCCCACCGCCACGATCTCCGCGGTCGCCCTCATGCTCGACCACCTGGGCCACACCCAGGAGGCCCGCCGCGTCGAGGCCGCCGTCGAGGCCGACATGGCCGCACGCTCCGAGGGCCGCAGCCGCACCACCAGCGAGATCGGCGACGCCATCGTCGCCGCCCTGGGCGCCTGA
- a CDS encoding AAA family ATPase: protein MLACAQEPHVRAPGKGVAVLTRFEVSGFKNLRDVVVDFGPFTCIAGQNGVGKSNLFDAIQFLSHLASGTFREAIASVRPASGQRATQESVLSAAVLAGEENLRLAAEMVIPSQVRDNRGRSTTLPDQCLRYEVELRVDTSYQGKRARPIRLVSERLTSSTRSLPEPLAGVADPRPGKGRVYIDTTELPVGFDADGEPQDLGPGASMYAMGMKASVVDLDAGDGSLASMHVSDDYLLDELDRTVLSHGARGTVPGQAAAELESWRFIALEPSLIRAMDSVDAPGELEGSGAHLAAFLNAQAEEQGREVYDALRHALWEIIDLRDLDVVRNGDFLELRAQAGDGPLLPARALSDGTLRMLVLGALATTTQPSGAIFLEEPENGVHPGRLHALLDLLRRMSEPQGDALRQVVVNTHSPYVVREIADRRPEDIVCAVRAKRAAPGGGLEEHAVFRPLPGTWRAEGWEEGRGTRPVSRGQLSVYLSSPQEWEIDG, encoded by the coding sequence TTGCTAGCCTGCGCGCAGGAGCCTCACGTTCGGGCACCGGGGAAGGGGGTTGCTGTGCTCACACGCTTCGAGGTGTCGGGGTTCAAGAACCTTCGTGACGTCGTCGTGGACTTCGGACCGTTCACCTGCATCGCCGGACAGAACGGAGTGGGGAAGTCCAACCTGTTCGATGCCATCCAGTTCCTCTCCCACCTCGCCAGCGGCACCTTCCGCGAGGCCATCGCCTCAGTCCGACCGGCGTCGGGGCAGCGGGCGACCCAGGAGTCGGTGCTCAGCGCCGCAGTTCTGGCGGGGGAGGAGAACCTGAGGCTGGCGGCGGAGATGGTGATCCCTTCTCAGGTGAGGGACAATCGGGGGCGTTCAACAACCCTGCCTGATCAATGCCTGCGCTATGAGGTTGAGCTGAGGGTCGATACGAGCTACCAGGGGAAGCGTGCCAGGCCGATCAGGCTGGTCTCGGAGCGGCTGACCTCGTCCACCAGGAGCCTGCCCGAGCCGCTCGCCGGAGTTGCAGATCCTCGGCCCGGCAAGGGGCGAGTATATATCGACACCACCGAATTACCGGTGGGATTTGACGCCGATGGCGAGCCGCAAGATTTGGGGCCAGGGGCTTCCATGTATGCCATGGGCATGAAAGCATCAGTGGTCGATCTTGATGCTGGCGATGGGAGCCTCGCCTCCATGCATGTCAGTGACGACTACCTCCTCGATGAGCTTGATCGCACAGTGCTGTCCCATGGCGCGCGAGGCACGGTTCCCGGCCAGGCGGCAGCTGAGCTGGAATCCTGGCGTTTCATCGCTCTGGAGCCAAGCCTTATCCGTGCCATGGACAGTGTTGACGCTCCCGGGGAACTGGAGGGATCGGGTGCCCATCTGGCGGCCTTCCTTAACGCGCAGGCCGAGGAACAGGGCCGCGAGGTCTACGACGCGCTTCGCCATGCTCTATGGGAGATTATCGATCTGCGCGATCTCGACGTGGTGCGCAATGGGGACTTCCTGGAGCTGCGCGCTCAGGCGGGAGATGGTCCGCTACTGCCGGCCCGTGCTCTGTCCGACGGGACCCTGCGCATGCTGGTCCTTGGGGCGCTGGCGACGACAACGCAGCCCTCCGGGGCAATCTTCCTCGAGGAGCCCGAGAACGGCGTGCATCCGGGGCGCTTGCATGCCCTGCTCGATCTGCTCCGGAGGATGTCTGAGCCCCAGGGGGATGCGCTGCGCCAGGTCGTCGTCAACACCCATTCGCCGTACGTGGTCCGGGAGATCGCTGATCGTCGCCCCGAGGACATCGTGTGCGCCGTACGGGCCAAGAGGGCCGCGCCTGGCGGCGGACTGGAGGAGCATGCTGTGTTCAGGCCTCTGCCCGGGACCTGGCGGGCGGAGGGCTGGGAGGAGGGGCGTGGGACCCGCCCCGTCTCGCGTGGTCAGCTCTCCGTGTACCTGTCCAGTCCTCAGGAGTGGGAGATCGACGGGTGA
- a CDS encoding transcriptional regulator, with amino-acid sequence MSDGQHPRHQLHEALMHPVRFSLAASLAAAEEIDFPTLRDTLQVSDSVLSRQASQLEGLGIVRIRKGYVGKRPRTWMSLTKEGRGAWQAHLSALRAIAGE; translated from the coding sequence ATGAGCGACGGGCAGCACCCCCGCCATCAGCTCCACGAGGCACTCATGCACCCGGTGCGCTTCTCCCTGGCGGCCTCACTGGCGGCCGCCGAGGAGATCGACTTCCCAACCCTGCGCGACACCCTCCAGGTCTCCGACTCCGTGCTGAGCCGGCAGGCCTCCCAGCTGGAGGGCCTGGGAATCGTGCGCATCCGCAAGGGCTACGTCGGCAAGCGACCGCGCACCTGGATGTCACTGACCAAGGAGGGCCGCGGCGCCTGGCAGGCCCACCTGTCAGCCCTGCGCGCCATCGCCGGGGAGTGA